In Halococcus agarilyticus, one genomic interval encodes:
- a CDS encoding HEPN domain-containing protein yields the protein MADYAAEELQEARDALSDAAVLRDGGTDKAVVNRLYYACFHAAQAVLYAKGFEPGSHRAVISLFGQEIVLEGEASGADGRFLNELRDYREQADYDHDPIEANVDELFERAEEFVADMEALV from the coding sequence ATGGCTGACTACGCTGCGGAGGAGTTACAGGAAGCCCGCGATGCGCTGTCGGACGCGGCGGTGCTGCGGGACGGTGGCACCGACAAGGCAGTCGTCAACCGGCTGTACTACGCCTGCTTTCACGCGGCCCAAGCCGTGCTCTACGCGAAGGGGTTCGAACCAGGGAGTCACCGAGCAGTGATCTCACTGTTCGGCCAGGAGATCGTCCTGGAGGGCGAAGCGAGCGGGGCCGACGGACGGTTTCTGAACGAACTTCGCGACTATCGCGAGCAGGCCGACTACGACCACGACCCGATCGAGGCGAACGTCGACGAGCTGTTCGAGCGGGCGGAGGAGTTCGTTGCCGACATGGAAGCACTGGTGTAG
- a CDS encoding nucleotidyltransferase domain-containing protein — protein sequence MSAAASRPHQRAFEAFAERAHDAFGNSIHELLLFGSAARGEAHGIDSDVDVFVVLDTTEHADELRDIAYEVQLEYGVVVSVHVKAKDHFEERKDHPFIKNVLRDGRSHG from the coding sequence ATGAGCGCAGCGGCGTCGCGTCCACACCAGCGAGCGTTCGAGGCGTTCGCCGAGCGAGCACACGACGCGTTCGGCAATTCGATCCACGAGCTGCTGCTGTTCGGGAGCGCGGCACGGGGCGAGGCGCACGGGATCGACTCCGACGTGGACGTGTTCGTCGTGCTCGACACCACCGAGCACGCGGACGAGCTCCGCGACATCGCCTACGAGGTCCAACTCGAATACGGGGTCGTGGTGTCGGTCCACGTGAAAGCGAAAGATCACTTCGAAGAGCGCAAAGACCACCCGTTCATCAAGAACGTGCTCCGGGACGGGCGCTCGCATGGCTGA
- a CDS encoding succinate dehydrogenase/fumarate reductase iron-sulfur subunit produces MSTQIPQQETESETVSETEPTEETAQDRRLERKRAGEAERQERAEEAAGGDEDRITLKVFRYDPEVEAKQEPRFDDFQIPFEGGMTVLDALMYARDQYDPSLTFRHSCRQAVCGSDALFINGSQRLGCQTQVADLDTPVRVEPLPHQEVEKDLVVDMEHFYDQMHEVEPYFQGDTPDDEEQRQSRENREKIKMSTRCIWCGACQSSCNIAAGDNQYLGPAAINKAYRFAMDEREEDELKQHRMDILEQEHGVWRCQTQFSCTEVCPKDIPLTEHIQEMKREAVKDNLKFW; encoded by the coding sequence ATGAGCACGCAAATCCCACAGCAGGAGACCGAGAGCGAGACAGTATCCGAGACCGAACCCACAGAAGAGACCGCCCAGGACCGGCGGCTCGAACGAAAACGCGCCGGTGAAGCGGAGCGTCAGGAGCGCGCCGAGGAAGCCGCCGGCGGGGACGAGGATCGGATCACCCTCAAGGTGTTCCGGTACGATCCGGAGGTCGAGGCCAAGCAGGAGCCCCGGTTCGACGACTTCCAGATCCCCTTCGAGGGAGGGATGACGGTGCTCGACGCGCTGATGTACGCGCGCGACCAGTACGACCCCTCGCTCACCTTCCGGCACTCGTGTCGCCAGGCAGTCTGTGGCTCGGACGCCCTGTTCATCAACGGGTCACAGCGACTGGGATGTCAGACCCAGGTCGCGGATCTCGACACCCCGGTACGGGTCGAGCCGCTACCCCACCAGGAGGTCGAGAAGGACCTCGTGGTCGACATGGAGCACTTCTACGACCAGATGCACGAAGTCGAGCCGTACTTTCAGGGAGACACCCCCGACGATGAGGAACAGCGCCAGAGTCGAGAGAACCGCGAGAAGATCAAGATGAGTACGCGATGCATCTGGTGTGGCGCGTGCCAGTCTTCGTGTAACATCGCGGCGGGCGACAACCAGTATCTCGGCCCGGCGGCGATCAACAAGGCCTACCGCTTCGCGATGGACGAGCGCGAGGAAGACGAGTTGAAGCAACACCGGATGGACATTCTGGAGCAAGAGCACGGCGTCTGGCGGTGTCAGACCCAGTTCTCGTGTACCGAGGTCTGTCCGAAGGACATCCCGCTGACCGAGCACATCCAGGAGATGAAGCGCGAGGCCGTGAAGGACAACCTGAAGTTCTGGTAG
- a CDS encoding succinate dehydrogenase: MAERYSSFDRRGWRWFAQRLTAAFLIVVLAFHFMLLHFVNHAYEITLAGTTARMSQVGYFATMVLFLVTATFHGVNGVYNALVNQGLDGAQKKAVAAVLVAASVLLVVQGVRVALAMTGMDVSF; encoded by the coding sequence ATGGCCGAGCGCTACTCCTCGTTCGATCGGCGTGGCTGGCGGTGGTTCGCCCAGCGCCTGACCGCGGCGTTCCTGATCGTGGTGCTCGCCTTCCACTTCATGCTGCTGCACTTCGTGAACCACGCCTACGAGATCACCCTCGCCGGGACGACCGCACGGATGAGCCAGGTTGGCTACTTCGCCACGATGGTGCTCTTCCTGGTGACTGCAACGTTCCACGGCGTCAACGGCGTCTACAACGCCCTCGTGAACCAGGGCCTCGACGGCGCCCAGAAGAAGGCCGTGGCGGCGGTGCTCGTCGCCGCGAGCGTCCTCCTCGTCGTCCAGGGCGTTCGCGTCGCGCTGGCGATGACCGGCATGGACGTGAGCTTCTAA
- the sdhC gene encoding succinate dehydrogenase, cytochrome b556 subunit — protein MSQSYKRGLVEDFGRWRDFSAGMWAWIFHKFTGWVLVGYLFTHIAVLSTAISGAGTYNRTLGGLEALLLVRILEVGLLAVAVFHILNGIRLLFVDLGVGLDSQDKSFYASLVVTGLIAIASVPTFLTGAF, from the coding sequence ATGAGTCAGTCGTACAAACGGGGTCTCGTCGAGGACTTCGGGCGGTGGCGGGACTTCTCGGCCGGGATGTGGGCGTGGATCTTTCACAAGTTCACCGGCTGGGTGCTCGTGGGCTACCTCTTCACCCACATCGCGGTCCTGAGTACGGCGATCTCGGGTGCGGGGACGTACAACCGGACGCTCGGTGGGCTCGAAGCACTCCTGCTCGTGCGCATCCTCGAGGTCGGCCTGCTCGCGGTCGCGGTCTTTCACATCCTGAACGGGATCCGACTGCTGTTCGTCGATCTCGGGGTGGGGCTCGATTCCCAGGACAAGAGCTTCTACGCCTCGCTCGTGGTCACGGGGCTGATCGCGATCGCGAGCGTTCCGACCTTTCTCACGGGGGCGTTCTGA
- a CDS encoding succinylglutamate desuccinylase/aspartoacylase family protein, with protein sequence MSHEGAFTYDGGKVAPGETQNIRYGISETYMGDPVRIPVTIVNGAEPGPIGVLTAAAHGDELNGVEVVRTVAHEWDHTDLHGTLVCLPVLNVPGFLAQQRYLPIYDRDLNRSFPGNETGTSARRMARRIFANFVSPGDFGLDFHTSTRGRTNTLHVRADTEAEGVERVAKSFGSNVVIDGSGPEGTLRREATERGTATVTIEMGEAHRFQRDLIDRALLGVESVLAEFGMRSADAVRWPGWRTVIDGAAEKTWLRADVGGLVDMHYDGGDLVREGESVCTITDPFKTESESVVAPFTGLVVGVLENPLVYPGNPVCHLVELDASTRRAFEREQARREGDRA encoded by the coding sequence ATGAGTCACGAGGGGGCCTTCACCTACGACGGCGGGAAGGTCGCGCCCGGCGAAACCCAGAACATCAGGTACGGCATCAGCGAGACCTACATGGGCGATCCGGTCAGGATCCCGGTCACCATCGTCAACGGGGCGGAGCCGGGCCCGATCGGGGTGCTCACCGCGGCGGCCCACGGCGACGAGCTCAACGGCGTCGAGGTCGTGCGGACCGTGGCCCACGAGTGGGATCACACGGACCTCCACGGCACCCTCGTCTGTCTCCCCGTGCTCAACGTCCCTGGCTTCCTCGCCCAGCAGCGCTACCTCCCGATCTACGACCGCGACCTCAACCGATCGTTTCCCGGGAACGAGACCGGCACCAGCGCCCGGCGGATGGCGCGGCGGATCTTCGCGAACTTCGTTTCGCCCGGCGATTTCGGCCTCGATTTCCACACCTCGACCCGGGGCCGAACCAACACCCTCCACGTCCGGGCCGACACCGAGGCCGAGGGCGTCGAGCGGGTGGCGAAGTCGTTCGGTTCGAACGTCGTGATCGACGGCTCCGGTCCGGAGGGCACCCTCCGACGGGAAGCCACCGAGCGGGGCACGGCCACGGTCACGATCGAGATGGGCGAGGCCCACCGGTTCCAGCGCGACCTGATCGACCGGGCGCTCCTCGGCGTCGAGAGCGTGCTCGCGGAGTTCGGGATGCGGAGTGCGGACGCGGTTCGGTGGCCGGGCTGGCGCACCGTCATCGACGGCGCAGCCGAAAAAACGTGGCTCCGGGCGGACGTCGGCGGCCTCGTCGACATGCACTACGACGGCGGCGATCTCGTCCGCGAGGGGGAGTCGGTCTGCACCATCACCGACCCGTTCAAGACCGAGAGCGAGAGCGTCGTCGCACCCTTCACCGGACTCGTGGTCGGCGTGCTCGAAAACCCGCTCGTCTACCCCGGCAACCCGGTCTGTCACCTCGTCGAACTCGACGCGTCGACGCGGCGTGCGTTCGAGCGCGAGCAGGCCCGCCGCGAGGGCGACCGCGCGTAG
- a CDS encoding putative ATP-dependent zinc protease codes for MTNADDPVRVGVLSLHNSKETKAILNAVEDLGHTPVWLRRENTAVSIRDSEVGVEPEIDVVANRLLLSNTEEPAEGLGLAATFERIRPMLNRPGPTLTAIHKFATAARLADWNVRVPDALLALSNDRLNRGREQFGDVGVYKTAIGTHGGGTWKVDLDEPVNPKVGNRQAFLQELIERDATEHRDLRVYVVDDRMVGAMHRYAPEGDWRTNVALGGAVENVTDEIPDEARETALYAADVMDLDYVGVDLIEGTDGWHVLEMNPTAGFKGLYEATGRSPAPYIAKLAIERVGGEVDDDRVAEIATTLDDSTPSSMPRPERPAPGQTPLIGYIEDVVVSGTSGSRSALAKSDTGATRTSIDTSLAAEIGAGPIKSMTRVRSGSSKSGKARPVVDLVVGIGGTQHTVTASVEDRSHMSYPLLLGRDILQHYQVDVRRRADSDDAAEAERLEE; via the coding sequence ATGACGAACGCCGACGACCCCGTCCGAGTGGGGGTGTTGAGCCTCCACAACAGCAAGGAGACGAAGGCCATCCTGAACGCGGTCGAGGACCTCGGCCACACGCCGGTGTGGCTCCGGCGGGAGAACACCGCGGTCTCGATCCGCGACAGCGAGGTCGGCGTCGAGCCCGAAATCGACGTGGTCGCGAACCGGCTCCTGCTCTCGAACACCGAGGAGCCCGCTGAGGGGCTCGGACTCGCGGCGACGTTCGAGCGGATCCGCCCGATGCTCAACCGGCCCGGTCCGACGCTCACCGCGATCCACAAGTTCGCCACCGCCGCGCGGCTTGCCGACTGGAACGTCAGGGTACCGGATGCGCTGCTCGCACTCTCGAACGACCGGCTCAATCGTGGTCGCGAGCAGTTCGGCGACGTCGGGGTGTACAAGACCGCGATCGGCACTCACGGCGGCGGGACGTGGAAGGTCGATCTCGACGAGCCCGTGAACCCCAAAGTCGGGAATCGACAGGCGTTCCTCCAGGAACTCATCGAGCGCGATGCGACCGAACACCGCGATCTTCGGGTGTACGTCGTCGACGATCGGATGGTGGGCGCGATGCACCGGTACGCCCCGGAGGGCGACTGGCGGACCAACGTCGCGCTCGGTGGCGCGGTCGAGAACGTCACCGACGAGATCCCCGACGAGGCCAGAGAGACCGCGCTCTACGCCGCCGACGTGATGGATCTCGACTACGTGGGGGTCGACCTCATCGAGGGGACGGATGGCTGGCACGTCCTCGAAATGAACCCGACCGCGGGGTTCAAGGGCCTCTACGAAGCTACTGGTCGGAGTCCCGCGCCCTACATCGCGAAGTTGGCGATCGAGCGCGTCGGCGGGGAGGTCGACGACGACCGCGTGGCGGAGATCGCGACGACGCTCGACGACTCCACGCCGTCCAGCATGCCACGGCCCGAACGGCCCGCACCGGGCCAGACCCCACTGATCGGCTACATCGAGGACGTGGTCGTGAGCGGCACCAGCGGGTCGCGATCGGCGCTCGCCAAATCCGACACGGGAGCGACGCGAACCAGCATCGACACCTCGCTCGCGGCCGAGATCGGGGCCGGCCCGATCAAGAGCATGACTCGCGTCAGGTCGGGAAGTTCGAAGTCCGGGAAGGCGCGACCGGTGGTCGACCTCGTGGTGGGGATCGGCGGCACCCAGCACACCGTGACCGCGAGCGTCGAGGATCGGAGTCACATGAGCTATCCGCTCCTCCTCGGTCGGGACATTCTCCAGCACTACCAGGTCGACGTCAGGCGACGCGCCGACAGCGACGACGCCGCGGAAGCGGAGCGCCTCGAAGAGTAG
- a CDS encoding DNA-3-methyladenine glycosylase family protein: protein MDRLIDEHGPIELEPAEDEFRRLVVAIINQSISTASAAAVRERVFDLLEAVTPETVLEADPEALEDAGLGEAKTEYVRNAARAFQERDLTRAGLADASDEEVIDRLSEIRGIGGWTGRMYLLFVLGREDVFPIGDLAVRRGIESLYGEMTREEMHDLAEQWRPYRSIAVRYIWAHYES from the coding sequence ATGGATCGGTTGATCGACGAACACGGTCCGATCGAGCTCGAACCCGCCGAGGACGAGTTCCGGCGGCTCGTGGTCGCCATCATCAACCAGTCGATCTCGACGGCCTCCGCAGCCGCGGTGCGCGAGCGCGTGTTCGATCTGCTGGAGGCGGTCACGCCCGAAACGGTGCTCGAAGCCGACCCGGAAGCCCTCGAAGACGCCGGGCTCGGCGAGGCGAAGACGGAGTACGTCAGGAACGCGGCACGGGCGTTTCAGGAACGCGACCTCACCCGAGCGGGCCTCGCGGACGCGAGCGACGAGGAAGTGATCGACAGGCTCAGCGAGATCCGTGGGATCGGGGGGTGGACCGGCCGGATGTACCTGCTCTTCGTTCTCGGACGGGAGGACGTGTTCCCGATCGGCGACCTCGCGGTGCGCCGCGGGATCGAATCGCTGTACGGCGAGATGACCCGCGAGGAAATGCACGATCTCGCGGAGCAATGGCGGCCGTATCGATCGATCGCCGTTCGCTACATCTGGGCACACTACGAGTCCTGA